The following are from one region of the Hippocampus zosterae strain Florida chromosome 9, ASM2543408v3, whole genome shotgun sequence genome:
- the c1ql4b gene encoding complement C1q-like protein 4 gives MVLVLLVAIPLLVHTTKGGASGGGTHYEMLGSCKMVCDTFTPPQGELTGSSPQPPDLANRRGKQGFRGNPGLPGPPGPKGPPGEPGKPGPPGLPGPGPGGYGPSLYTPKIAFYAGLRKQHEGNEVLKFDDVVTNVGNYYEPTTGKFTCPLPGIYYFTYHVLMRGGDGTSMWADLKKNGQVRASAIAQDADQNYDYASNSVILHLDVGDEVCVQLDGGKVHGGNTNKYSTFSGFLIYPD, from the exons ATGGTCCTGGTACTGCTGGTGGCCATCCCCCTACTGGTCCACACCACCAAAGGTGGCGCATCCGGAGGGGGCACGCATTACGAGATGCTGGGGAGCTGCAAAATGGTGTGCGACACTTTCACCCCACCTCAAGGAGAGCTGACAGGCTCCTCCCCTCAACCCCCAGACTTGGCAAACCGTAGGGGCAAACAGGGTTTTAGAGGAAACCCAGGACTTCCTGGTCCCCCGGGCCCTAAAGGTCCCCCCGGAGAGCCTGGTAAACCCGGTCCACCTGGGCTGCCGGGACCTGGGCCTGGTGGCTATGGCCCCTCCTTGTACACCCCCAAGATCGCATTCTATGCCGGCCTGCGGAAACAACACGAAGGGAATGAGGTTCTGAAGTTTGATGACGTGGTGACCAATGTGGGGAACTACTATGAGCCCACTACGGGCAAGTTCACCTGCCCTCTGCCCGGCATCTATTACTTCACCTACCACGTCCTGATGAGAGGAGGGGATGGAACGAGCATGTGGGCTGACCTCAAGAAGAACGGGCAG GTGAGGGCCAGTGCCATCGCCCAAGATGCAGACCAGAATTACGACTACGCCTCCAACAGTGTCATCCTGCACCTGGACGTGGGCGACGAAGTGTGCGTACAGCTGGACGGCGGCAAAGTTCACGGCGGCAACACCAACAAATACAGCACTTTCTCTGGATTCCTCATTTACCCTGACTGA
- the smarcc2 gene encoding SWI/SNF complex subunit SMARCC2, with the protein MAVRKKDGGPNVKYFEASDTVSQFDNVRVWLGKNYKKYIQAEPPTNKSLSSLVVQLLQFQEEVFGRHVSNPPLTKLTMKSFLDFKAGGALCHILAAAYKFKSDQGWRRFDFQNPSRMDRNVEMFMTIEKSLVQNNCLSRPVIYLSSDIEPKLLGKIKDIIKRHQGSVTEDKSSSSHIVVPIPGSLEDEEWVRPVMKRDKQVLLHWGYFPDSYDTWIPASEVEASVEDAPSPEKPRKVHAKWILDLDQYNEWMNEEDYEVGDGHPKRKRISAKTLTDEVTTPDERRDKKPAGAKKRKRSPSPSPTPPPQESKKKNAKKGPTTPYTKSKRGQREEEQEDLSKDLDEASPVPASEDGNAAKTNSTKKDSDSTPVKGGADIDEQEDESMDVTGKEEEESSPSVKGEPVKGADLHEDNVTEQTHHIIIPSYAAWFDYNSVHAIERRALPEFFNGKNKSKTPEIYLAYRNFMIDTYRLNPQEYLTSTACRRNLAGDVCAIMRVHAFLEQWGLINYQVDSESRPTPMGPPPTSHFHVLADTPSSLVPLQPKTSQTPAPQQMMSFPDKVKDKPADLQNFGLRTDMYSKKIGSSKSKSATSAMRDWTEQETLLLLEGLEMYKDDWNKVSEHVGSRTQDECILHFLRLPIEDPYLEESYSSLGPLAYQPVPFSQAGNPVMSTVAFLASVVDPRVASAAAKSALEEFSRMKEEVPAALVEAHVRRVEEAARASGRQDPLYGLEGSGIAGTGLEEGERTDENNDESKSDSQSNEEKKAAKDSKDGANEEEDKVTENGKKEEERGREAEGEREADKADSEMGDNEKEKGGKQGEEGQRESESEGEKKAKVERDVGEGNLATAAASALAAAAVKAKHLAAVEERKIKSLVALLVETQMKKLEIKLRHFEELETIMDREREALEYQRQQLLADRQSFHMEQLKYAEMRARQQHFQQIQHQQHSQAGGPHPPQTSSGSQNSASAQQSASTPAPQPAPSPAPSASAGSASESHPPPAAHVSPPCPPGQPVTGHSGSGSAPSHHESNTPLPVEMLHTSAPVPAPR; encoded by the exons ATGGCGGTACGGAAGAAAGACGGCGGCCCAAATGTCAAATATTTCGAAGCGTCTGATACAGTCTCTCAGTTTGATAATGTGCGCGTCTGGCTGGGAAAGAATTACAAAAAG TACATCCAAGCAGAGCCCCCAACCAACAAATCTCTGTCCAGTCTTGTGGTCCAGCTGCTCCAATTCCAAGAGGAGGTGTTTGGCCGACATGTCAGCAACCCCCCGCTCACCAAGCTGACT ATGAAATCTTTTCTAGACTTCAAGGCTGGAGGTGCTCTTTGCCACATCCTGGCAGCTGCATACAAGTTCAAGAGTGACCAAGGATG GCGCAGGTTTGACTTCCAGAATCCGTCTCGGATGGACCGAAATGTGGAGATGTTTATGACGATTGAGAAGTCCTTAGTGCAG AATAACTGCTTGAGTCGACCAGTCATCTACTTGAGCTCTGACATAGAGCCAAAACTGCTGGGGAAGATCAAAGACATCATCAAGAGACATCAG GGCTCGGTGACTGAGGACAAAAGCTCCAGCTCCCACATTGTCGTTCCAATTCCCGGCAGCTTGGAAGACG aggAGTGGGTGCGCCCTGTGATGAAGAGGGACAAGCAAGTTCTCCTTCACTGGGGATATTTTCCTGACAG TTATGATACCTGGATCCCAGCTAGTGAGGTTGAGGCCTCTGTGGAAGATGCCCCCAGCCCAGAGAAGCCAAGGAAG GTCCACGCGAAGTGGATTTTAGACCTGGACCAGTATAACGAGTGGATGAATGAGGAGGACTACGAAGTGGGAGACGGTCACCCCAAGAGGAAGAGGATATCGGCCAAGACTCTTACGGATGAGGTGACCACTCCGGACGAGCGCAGAGATAAGAAGCCCGCGGGTGccaagaagaggaagcgctcgCCGTCGCCGTCTCCCACGCCGCCACCGCAGGAGAGCAAGAAGAAGAACGCTAAAAAAGG GCCGACGACACCGTACACCAAATCCAAACGGGGCCAAAGGGAAGAGGAACAAGAGGATCTCAGTAAGGATTTGGATGAAGCATCACCTGTTCCGGCATCAGAAGACGGAAATGCAGCCAAAACAA ATAGCACCAAGAAGGATTCTGATTCCACACCAGTCAAGGGAGGAGCAGATATAG ATGAGCAAGAGGATGAGTCCATGGACGTAACAGGGAAG gaggaggaagagagctCCCCGAGTGTTAAGGGGGAGCCAGTCAAAGGCGCGGACCTTCACGAAGACAACGTGACGGAGCAGACACATCACATCATCATACCAAGCTACGCTGCCTGGTTTGACTACAACAG CGTCCATGCGATTGAGCGCAGAGCCCTTCCAGAGTTCTTCAATGGAAAGAATAAATCTAAAACCCCGGAGAT CTACCTGGCATACAGGAACTTCATGATTGACACTTACCGACTAAACCCTCAGGAGTACCTCACCTCCACCGCCTGCCGCAGGAACCTGGCGGGAGATGTCTGTGCAATCATGAG AGTCCATGCCTTCCTGGAGCAGTGGGGACTAATCAACTACCAGGTGGACTCCGAGAGCCGGCCCACCCCTATGGGCCCCCCACCCACTTCCCACTTCCATGTCCTTGCAGACACGCCGTCCAGTCTGGTGCCCTTACAGCCCAAGACATCCCAG ACTCCTGCGCCCCAGCAGATGATGTCCTTCCCAGATAAAGTGAAAGATAAACCAGCAGACCTGCAGAACTTTGGGCTTCGGACTGACATGTACAGCAAAAAGATAGGCTCCTCAAAG AGCAAGAGTGCAACAAGTGCTATGAGGGATTGGACAGAGCAGGAAACACTATTATTACTTGAG GGATTGGAGATGTACAAGGACGACTGGAACAAGGTGTCAGAACATGTCGGCAGCCGCACACAGGATGAGTGCATCCTGCATTTCCTTCGTCTGCCTATCGAAGACCCCTATCTCGAGGAAAGCTACTCGTCCCTTGGGCCGCTGGCTTACCAGCCGGTGCCTTTCAGCCAGGCAGGAAACCCCGTAATGAGCACAGTTGCGTTCCTTGCCTCGGTAGTGGACCCTCGTGTGGCCTCAGCAGCGGCTAAATCCGCTCTGG agGAGTTCTCTCGTATGAAAGAGGAAGTTCCTGCGGCCCTGGTTGAGGCTCACGTGCGGCGGGTGGAGGAGGCAGCGAGGGCCAGCGGGCGACAGGACCCTCTGTATGGCCTCGAGGGTAGCGGCATCGCCGGCACCGGCCTGGAAGAAGGCGAGAGAACGG ATGAGAACAATGACGAAAGTAAGAGTGACAGCCAGTCAAACGAGGAGAAGAAGGCTGCCAAG GACAGCAAAGATGGAGCGAATGAGGAAGAAGACAAGGTGACAGAGAATGggaagaaagaggaggagagaggaagagaaGCTGAGGGCGAGAGGGAGGCAGACAAAGCCGACTCGGAAATGG GTGACAACGAGAAGGAGAAGGGTGGAAAACAAGGTGAGGAAGGGCAAAGAGAATCTGAAAGTGAGGGAGAAAAGAAGGCCAAGGTGGAGCGAGATGTGGGCGAGGGCAACTTGGCCACCGCCGCTGCATCAGCGCTGGCGGCGGCAGCCGTCAAAGCCAAG CACTTGGCTGCAGTGGAGGAAAGGAAGATCAAATCTCTGGTGGCATTGCTGGTGGAGACCCAAATGAAAAAACTGGAGATCAAACTGCGACACTTTGAAGAACTGGAAACCATCATGGATCGAGAGAGGGAGGCT CTGGAGTACCAGCGACAACAGCTTCTAGCTGACCGTCAGTCCTTCCACATGGAACAGCTCAAGTACGCCGAAATGCGAGCTCGCCAGCAGCACTTCCAGCAGATCCAGCATCAGCAGCACAGCCAAGCCGGGGGTCCTCATCCCCCTCAGACCTCGTCGGGCTCTCAAAACTCGGCCTCGGCTCAGCAATCCGCCAGCACGCCGGCGCCGCAGCCGGCACCCAGCCCCGCGCCGTCGGCCTCCGCGGGGTCAGCCTCGGAGTCCCATCCGCCTCCGGCTGCCCACGTGTCACCCCCGTGCCCCCCGGGCCAGCCCGTGACTGGCCACTCGGGCTCTGGCAGCGCCCCTTCACACCATG AATCCAACACTCCTCTACCCGTCGAAATGCTTCACACCTCGGCTCCGGTTCCAGCTCCACGGTAA